A part of Campylobacter ureolyticus ACS-301-V-Sch3b genomic DNA contains:
- the sppA gene encoding signal peptide peptidase SppA, giving the protein MMKEIGKFFSDILKFGIKVFIVLFLITLVLVGFSGTKIEKSGVNLAEIKLSGAIIDESAILKEIYSIQDDKNIKAVLLNINSPGGAFAPSFEISNAIKELNKEKPVIAYASGTMASGSYLSGVWANKIYANKGSFIGSIGVIMQGYNIEELASKIGIKDQVVKAGEFKEAGTIMRAWSQSERQSLQDLVDKSYDLFVSEVATARKLNKNDENLWANARVFLPDEALNLGLIDEISNYKKVKDEVVKISGVQDPVWKEKSKYDEFMDAFSSKVANLIMSEFSLKVR; this is encoded by the coding sequence ATGATGAAAGAAATCGGTAAATTTTTTAGTGATATTTTGAAATTTGGCATAAAAGTCTTTATAGTTTTATTTTTAATAACATTGGTTTTAGTTGGCTTTTCAGGAACAAAAATAGAAAAAAGTGGAGTAAATTTGGCTGAGATAAAACTAAGTGGTGCAATTATTGATGAAAGTGCTATTTTAAAAGAAATTTATAGTATTCAAGATGATAAAAACATAAAGGCTGTTTTATTAAATATAAATAGTCCAGGTGGTGCATTTGCGCCAAGTTTTGAAATTTCAAATGCTATAAAAGAGCTAAATAAAGAAAAGCCAGTAATTGCTTATGCAAGCGGAACAATGGCAAGTGGAAGCTACTTAAGTGGTGTTTGGGCAAATAAAATTTATGCAAATAAAGGAAGTTTTATCGGCTCAATTGGTGTTATAATGCAAGGATACAATATAGAAGAACTTGCCTCTAAAATCGGCATAAAAGATCAAGTTGTAAAAGCTGGTGAGTTTAAAGAAGCAGGAACTATAATGAGAGCTTGGAGCCAGTCTGAAAGACAAAGTCTTCAAGATTTAGTAGATAAAAGCTATGATTTGTTTGTAAGTGAAGTTGCAACTGCTAGAAAATTAAACAAAAATGATGAAAATCTATGGGCAAATGCAAGAGTTTTTTTACCTGATGAAGCACTAAATTTAGGCTTAATCGATGAAATTAGCAACTATAAAAAAGTAAAAGATGAAGTTGTTAAAATCTCAGGTGTTCAAGATCCTGTTTGGAAAGAAAAAAGTAAATATGATGAGTTTATGGATGCTTTTTCATCAAAAGTAGCAAATTTGATAATGAGTGAGTTTAGTTTAAAAGTAAGATAA
- a CDS encoding SLC13 family permease, which produces MQDKISHITNKSLIIVLIAAILSFLLYEFLPYDSNANKGLAILLFIAILWLTEAIHITITALLVPVLGVLLGIGISSESGFSPLGIKDMLINFANPTIFLFFGGFALATALHVQKLDVKIAMKLVSLSGAKLGWAVVMICAVTAVLSMWISNTATAAMMIPLAIGMISHLDKEKDRGTIIFVMLGIAYSASIGGLGTLVGSPPNAIASAELGYSFFDWMKVGLPLTFIFWPLMLFVLYILFKPDFHRKVDIGASDDTPWTRSRIITIVVFILVATCWIFSSFLSELFSEILGRKLVISDALIALIAAILVVVLGLCSWDDIVKNTEWGVLMLFGGGLTLSAILKDSGASLVLGNEVANALGNAPDIVIIFIVALFIKILTEFTSNTASAALLVPVFADISMQIGMPKEVLVVVIGVGASCAFMLPVATPPNALVFGTGMIRQKDMVKAGFLLDVLVTIAITLFAYFVLL; this is translated from the coding sequence TTGCAAGATAAAATATCACATATAACAAATAAAAGCTTAATTATTGTTTTAATCGCTGCGATTTTATCATTTTTACTTTATGAATTTTTACCTTACGATTCAAATGCAAACAAAGGTTTAGCAATTTTACTTTTTATCGCTATATTGTGGCTTACAGAAGCTATTCATATTACAATTACTGCTTTGTTGGTTCCAGTTTTAGGAGTGCTTTTAGGTATAGGTATAAGTTCTGAGAGTGGCTTTAGTCCGCTTGGTATAAAAGATATGCTAATAAATTTTGCAAACCCTACTATATTTTTATTTTTTGGTGGATTTGCTTTAGCTACGGCACTTCATGTACAAAAACTTGATGTAAAAATTGCTATGAAATTGGTCTCTTTATCAGGAGCTAAGCTTGGTTGGGCGGTTGTAATGATATGTGCAGTAACAGCGGTTTTATCTATGTGGATATCAAATACCGCAACTGCAGCTATGATGATACCTTTGGCAATTGGTATGATAAGCCATTTAGATAAAGAAAAAGATAGAGGAACAATAATTTTTGTAATGCTAGGAATTGCGTATTCTGCAAGTATTGGCGGTCTTGGAACACTCGTTGGATCACCTCCAAATGCCATCGCATCGGCTGAACTTGGATATAGCTTTTTTGATTGGATGAAAGTTGGGCTTCCGCTTACTTTTATATTTTGGCCTTTAATGCTTTTTGTTTTATATATTTTATTTAAACCTGATTTTCATAGAAAAGTTGATATTGGAGCAAGTGATGATACGCCTTGGACAAGAAGTAGAATTATTACGATTGTAGTTTTTATCCTAGTAGCAACTTGTTGGATATTTTCATCATTTTTAAGTGAGCTTTTTAGTGAAATTTTAGGTAGAAAACTTGTTATAAGCGATGCACTTATTGCTTTAATTGCTGCTATTTTAGTGGTTGTTTTAGGGCTTTGTAGTTGGGATGATATAGTTAAAAATACCGAATGGGGTGTTTTAATGCTATTTGGTGGAGGACTAACATTAAGTGCTATTTTAAAAGATTCTGGTGCATCATTGGTTTTAGGAAATGAAGTGGCAAATGCTCTTGGAAACGCACCTGATATTGTTATTATTTTCATTGTTGCACTTTTTATTAAAATTCTAACTGAATTTACCAGTAACACCGCTTCAGCTGCACTTTTAGTGCCTGTTTTTGCAGATATTTCTATGCAAATTGGCATGCCAAAAGAAGTTTTAGTTGTAGTTATTGGAGTTGGTGCAAGTTGTGCGTTTATGCTTCCTGTTGCAACTCCGCCAAATGCCCTTGTTTTTGGAACGGGTATGATAAGACAAAAAGATATGGTAAAAGCTGGATTTTTACTTGATGTTTTAGTAACAATTGCTATAACTTTGTTTGCTTATTTTGTTTTGCTTTAA
- the aroQ gene encoding type II 3-dehydroquinate dehydratase, translating to MKVVIIQGPNINMLGKREPNVYGVMTMEEIHKQMKVVADQNNVDIEFFQSNLEGEIIDKIQECLGDADGIIINPAGYSHTSVAIRDAIAAVNLPTIEVHISNIARREEFRQKSLISAVTAGQVIGFGPIGYHLAMIAMLQIFSQIEAVKKAKEDTQKTDE from the coding sequence ATGAAAGTTGTTATTATTCAAGGACCAAATATAAATATGCTTGGAAAAAGAGAGCCAAATGTTTATGGCGTTATGACCATGGAAGAAATTCATAAACAAATGAAAGTTGTAGCTGATCAAAACAATGTTGATATTGAGTTTTTTCAAAGCAATTTAGAGGGCGAAATTATAGATAAAATTCAAGAATGCCTTGGTGATGCAGATGGAATTATAATAAATCCAGCAGGATACTCTCACACTTCAGTGGCTATTAGAGATGCAATTGCAGCTGTTAACTTGCCAACTATTGAAGTTCATATTAGCAATATCGCAAGAAGAGAAGAATTTCGTCAAAAAAGTTTAATATCAGCCGTAACAGCTGGACAAGTCATTGGTTTTGGACCGATTGGATATCATCTTGCAATGATTGCAATGCTTCAAATTTTCAGTCAAATTGAAGCAGTAAAAAAAGCTAAAGAAGATACTCAAAAAACAGATGAATAA
- the folK gene encoding 2-amino-4-hydroxy-6-hydroxymethyldihydropteridine diphosphokinase: MQILNNGFYKINDAKCFIKSKFYPFKRAKKEYFKYEFYLGIGGNIGEVKKNFQKLFQKINKDKRFFINSTSPILLNKAFGYTKQNDFLNAIIRIQTSKSPNEVLKLMQHFEICFKRKRSFKNAPRTLDLDILYFNTKVRKNKNLIIPHPGAEKRISVIIPLGIMLKE; the protein is encoded by the coding sequence ATGCAAATTTTAAATAATGGCTTTTATAAAATTAACGATGCAAAATGTTTTATAAAAAGCAAATTTTATCCTTTTAAAAGAGCAAAAAAAGAGTATTTTAAATATGAGTTTTATCTAGGAATTGGTGGAAATATTGGTGAAGTTAAAAAAAATTTTCAAAAACTTTTTCAAAAAATAAATAAAGACAAAAGATTTTTTATAAACTCAACTTCCCCGATTTTGCTAAATAAGGCTTTTGGATATACAAAACAAAATGATTTTTTAAACGCTATTATAAGAATTCAAACATCAAAAAGTCCAAATGAAGTTTTAAAATTAATGCAGCATTTTGAAATTTGTTTTAAAAGAAAACGAAGCTTTAAAAATGCTCCAAGAACTCTTGATTTAGACATTTTGTATTTTAATACAAAAGTTAGAAAAAATAAAAATTTAATTATCCCACACCCTGGTGCAGAAAAAAGAATAAGCGTTATAATCCCTCTTGGAATTATGTTAAAGGAATAG
- a CDS encoding DUF805 domain-containing protein, whose amino-acid sequence MNYFDEYYLGAFRKFATFSGRARRKEYGWFCVFSFIVGLILGIIDVLVFGDADGMFSSIYGLVVFIPSLALLVRKVHDFGKSGWFVLVIIFAPTIALIVSLLFIQTSKELGMLFLVIALALFFYFIFLPIFKKGDKGENAYGSDPKTLNL is encoded by the coding sequence ATGAATTACTTTGATGAGTATTATCTGGGTGCTTTTAGGAAATTTGCCACCTTTAGTGGCAGAGCTAGAAGAAAAGAGTATGGTTGGTTTTGTGTTTTTAGCTTTATCGTTGGCTTGATACTAGGCATAATTGATGTTTTAGTTTTTGGCGATGCAGATGGGATGTTTAGTTCAATTTATGGTTTGGTTGTGTTTATACCATCGCTTGCGCTACTTGTAAGAAAAGTTCATGATTTTGGCAAAAGTGGGTGGTTTGTGCTAGTTATAATATTTGCCCCAACAATAGCACTTATAGTTAGTCTTCTTTTTATTCAAACATCAAAAGAATTAGGTATGTTATTTTTAGTAATAGCACTTGCTTTGTTTTTTTATTTTATTTTTTTACCTATATTTAAAAAAGGTGATAAGGGAGAGAATGCTTACGGAAGCGATCCAAAAACACTAAATTTATAA
- the mnmA gene encoding tRNA 2-thiouridine(34) synthase MnmA produces the protein MKILVALSGGVDSSYVAKTLKDEGHEIIGCYMKLHNKPNYHEQNIKKVKKVGEFLGIETKILDLQSEFEKEVYRPFIEIYKSGKTPNPCALCNRTIKLGKLLDFAIKLGCEKLATGHYVRVENGLLKVALDESKDQSYFLANVKKDALKNMIFPLGNSYKKDIKAYIANFPELIEIAGQKESSEICFVENSYIDILNKHFNTNTPGVVKNSNGEVVGKHDGYMHYTIGKRRGFSVFGAHEPHYVTKIDAKNNEIIVGLKNELLENEFETINLNEFLNLDDEFRANIKIRYRSSKIKGTIKKLENGGTKVILDEKTSGIASGQLAVFYDDLDRVLASGFIK, from the coding sequence TTGAAAATTTTAGTCGCATTAAGCGGTGGTGTTGATAGTTCGTATGTTGCAAAAACTCTAAAAGATGAAGGTCATGAGATAATAGGTTGTTATATGAAGCTTCACAACAAGCCTAATTATCACGAGCAAAACATAAAAAAAGTAAAAAAAGTAGGTGAGTTTTTAGGCATAGAAACTAAAATTTTAGATCTTCAAAGTGAGTTTGAAAAAGAAGTTTATAGGCCTTTTATTGAAATTTATAAAAGTGGTAAAACACCAAATCCATGCGCATTGTGTAATAGAACTATAAAACTTGGAAAATTACTTGATTTTGCTATAAAATTAGGTTGTGAAAAATTAGCAACTGGGCATTATGTAAGAGTTGAAAATGGGCTTTTAAAAGTAGCGCTTGATGAGAGTAAAGATCAAAGTTATTTTTTAGCAAATGTTAAAAAAGATGCGTTAAAAAATATGATTTTTCCACTTGGAAATAGTTATAAAAAAGATATAAAAGCTTATATTGCAAACTTTCCTGAGCTCATAGAAATAGCTGGACAAAAAGAAAGTAGTGAAATTTGCTTTGTTGAAAATAGCTATATTGATATTTTAAACAAACATTTTAATACAAATACCCCAGGAGTTGTGAAAAATAGTAATGGAGAAGTGGTTGGAAAACATGATGGATATATGCATTATACGATTGGAAAAAGGCGTGGTTTTAGTGTTTTTGGAGCACATGAGCCACACTATGTCACTAAAATAGATGCTAAAAATAATGAAATTATCGTTGGGCTTAAAAATGAGCTTTTAGAAAACGAGTTTGAAACTATAAATTTAAATGAATTTTTAAATTTAGATGATGAGTTTAGAGCAAATATAAAAATAAGATATCGCTCATCAAAAATTAAAGGAACTATAAAAAAGCTTGAAAATGGCGGAACTAAGGTTATTTTAGATGAGAAGACAAGCGGTATTGCAAGTGGGCAACTAGCTGTATTTTATGATGATTTAGATAGAGTTTTGGCAAGTGGATTTATAAAATAA
- a CDS encoding M24 family metallopeptidase — protein MNNYILKDENAVFYECGYSCDNEMFLSINGNNFFITDSRYAIEARNLVKNAEVIDAKNTLIKEARLLIRKFGIKSLVFDPNDFTYADFKKISSNLSLNFISKPFFSKKKRIIKTDFEIEILKKAANLGEKCFDEFALFLNKNGENLSEFELFYEAEKIFKQKGVLGLSFSPIIALNKNAAKAHALPSSDILNLNDLLLLDAGVKYKRYCSDRTRTAIFNKNLNFSKEQIFNSNKQNEIFEIVKEAQSLAIKAVKPGVMACDVDKIAREFIKKQGFEKEFFHSTGHGVGVDIHEFPNINKTDKTILKEGMVFSVEPGIYLENEFGIRIEDVVVVTENGCEIL, from the coding sequence ATGAATAATTACATTTTAAAAGATGAAAATGCCGTATTTTATGAGTGTGGTTATAGCTGTGATAATGAAATGTTTTTAAGCATAAATGGTAATAATTTTTTTATAACCGATTCAAGATATGCTATTGAAGCTAGAAATTTAGTAAAAAATGCAGAAGTTATCGATGCTAAAAACACACTTATAAAAGAAGCAAGACTTTTAATAAGAAAATTTGGGATAAAAAGCTTAGTCTTTGACCCAAATGATTTTACTTACGCGGATTTTAAAAAAATAAGCTCAAATTTATCACTAAATTTTATTTCAAAGCCATTTTTTTCAAAAAAAAAGAGAATTATAAAAACTGATTTTGAAATTGAAATTTTAAAAAAAGCAGCAAATTTAGGAGAAAAATGTTTTGATGAGTTTGCTTTGTTTTTAAATAAAAATGGTGAAAATTTGAGTGAATTTGAGCTATTTTATGAGGCTGAAAAAATTTTTAAACAAAAGGGTGTTTTGGGTTTATCATTTAGCCCAATAATTGCTTTAAACAAAAATGCCGCAAAAGCACATGCTTTGCCAAGTAGTGATATTTTAAATCTTAATGATTTGCTTCTTTTAGATGCTGGGGTTAAATATAAAAGATATTGTTCTGATAGAACTAGAACTGCTATTTTTAATAAAAATTTAAACTTTTCAAAAGAACAAATTTTTAACTCCAATAAACAAAATGAAATTTTTGAGATAGTAAAAGAGGCTCAAAGTCTTGCTATAAAAGCTGTAAAACCAGGAGTTATGGCTTGCGATGTTGATAAAATAGCAAGGGAATTTATAAAAAAACAGGGTTTTGAAAAAGAGTTTTTTCACTCAACTGGGCACGGTGTTGGTGTTGATATACATGAGTTTCCAAATATTAATAAAACAGATAAAACTATCTTAAAAGAGGGAATGGTTTTTAGTGTTGAGCCAGGAATTTATTTAGAAAATGAGTTTGGCATAAGAATTGAAGATGTTGTGGTTGTTACAGAAAATGGATGCGAAATACTGTAA
- a CDS encoding SLC13 family permease: MENEAINEGNISHITKRGLIVMLIAAILSYAVYKILPYGDNANKGLGLLVFIAILWLTEAVHITVTALMVPLLGIFIGVGSVNADGVFKALTIKQALSNFANPTIFLFFGGFALATALHIQKLDTKIAMKLISLSGSKLGYAAIAVCLVTAGLSMWISNTATAAMMLPLAIGMLSGLDRVKDKGTIVFVLLGIAYSASIGGLGTMVGSPPNAIVSAELGLTFFDWMKIGLPLTIILLPVMLLTLYFLFKPDFNKKIEVDASVDIPWTTNRVLTIIVFCTTALCWIFAKPLTHLTGIAFSDGLIALGAAVAVVVLGLCTWNDVAKNTEWGVLMLFGGGLALSSILKDSGASLVLGQAVANIFGGASPLVIIFVVAIFIIILTEFTSNTASAALLVPVFAGVATQMGMPKEILVTVIGVGASCAFMLPVATPPNALVFGTGMFGQKDMIKAGIVLNVFSVVIIALYAYFVF; encoded by the coding sequence TTGGAAAATGAAGCGATAAATGAGGGCAATATATCACACATAACTAAAAGAGGACTTATAGTTATGCTGATAGCTGCAATACTCTCTTATGCCGTATATAAAATTTTGCCATATGGAGACAATGCAAATAAAGGCTTAGGCCTACTTGTCTTTATAGCGATTTTATGGCTTACTGAAGCTGTCCATATAACAGTTACTGCTTTGATGGTTCCACTGCTTGGAATTTTTATAGGCGTTGGTTCTGTTAATGCGGACGGCGTGTTTAAAGCTTTGACTATCAAACAAGCTTTATCAAATTTTGCAAATCCAACTATATTTTTATTTTTTGGTGGTTTTGCATTAGCTACTGCTCTTCACATCCAAAAGCTCGATACAAAAATAGCTATGAAGCTTATATCATTATCTGGCTCAAAGCTTGGATATGCAGCAATTGCAGTATGTTTAGTAACCGCAGGACTTTCTATGTGGATATCAAACACAGCAACTGCAGCTATGATGCTTCCACTTGCTATTGGTATGCTTTCAGGGCTTGATAGAGTTAAGGATAAAGGAACGATTGTTTTTGTTCTTTTGGGAATTGCATACTCTGCAAGTATTGGCGGACTTGGAACAATGGTAGGTTCACCACCAAATGCAATTGTTTCAGCAGAGCTTGGTTTAACATTTTTTGATTGGATGAAGATAGGACTTCCACTTACCATTATACTGTTGCCAGTTATGCTTTTGACACTTTATTTTTTATTTAAACCTGATTTTAATAAAAAAATAGAAGTTGATGCGAGTGTGGATATTCCTTGGACAACAAATAGAGTTTTAACTATTATTGTCTTTTGTACAACTGCACTTTGCTGGATATTTGCTAAGCCTTTAACACATTTAACAGGCATAGCTTTTAGCGATGGTTTGATAGCTCTTGGAGCAGCAGTTGCTGTTGTTGTTTTAGGCCTTTGTACTTGGAATGATGTAGCAAAGAACACTGAATGGGGTGTTTTAATGCTATTTGGTGGTGGATTGGCTTTAAGTTCTATTTTAAAAGACTCTGGTGCTTCACTTGTTTTAGGTCAAGCAGTTGCTAATATATTTGGTGGGGCTTCACCTTTGGTTATTATATTTGTTGTTGCAATATTTATAATAATTTTAACTGAATTTACAAGTAACACCGCTTCAGCAGCACTTTTAGTTCCTGTTTTTGCAGGAGTTGCTACTCAAATGGGTATGCCAAAAGAGATCTTAGTTACAGTTATTGGAGTTGGTGCAAGTTGTGCGTTTATGCTTCCTGTTGCAACTCCACCAAATGCTCTTGTTTTTGGAACAGGAATGTTTGGTCAAAAAGATATGATAAAAGCAGGTATTGTTTTAAATGTCTTTTCGGTTGTAATAATTGCACTTTATGCATATTTCGTATTTTAA
- the ribD gene encoding bifunctional diaminohydroxyphosphoribosylaminopyrimidine deaminase/5-amino-6-(5-phosphoribosylamino)uracil reductase RibD, whose amino-acid sequence MNDEFYMSLAIKKAWQYQILTYPNPAVGALILDKNNQILSIEAHQKAGCNHAEVNAIKSALKKLNPNLIFPKDEKQTYDFILKNHNNLLKEAKIYVTLEPCSHYGKTPPCANLIKELCFSEVIISQKDINPTAKGGAQILKNAGIKVKFGVLQDEGFLLLEPFLRCLNGNFSFFKLGMSLNGVIKGGVITNNASRLLVHKLRNVSEILAIGGNTVRVDRPILDTRLLGENFKNPDIFIYSKKNEFDKTIPLFSVQNREVIISNDIEKLKNYKLCMIEGGEQMARNLPNFVTHVLIFFSNKFINLDSISLNLELELLFLDKLDDNYYGWFKIKR is encoded by the coding sequence ATGAATGATGAATTTTATATGAGTTTAGCCATAAAAAAAGCTTGGCAATATCAAATTTTAACCTATCCAAATCCAGCAGTTGGGGCATTAATACTTGATAAAAATAATCAAATTTTAAGCATAGAGGCTCATCAAAAAGCTGGTTGTAATCACGCCGAAGTAAATGCCATAAAATCAGCCTTAAAAAAGCTTAATCCAAATTTAATTTTTCCAAAAGATGAAAAGCAAACTTATGATTTTATTCTAAAAAATCACAATAATTTATTAAAAGAAGCAAAAATTTATGTCACACTTGAGCCTTGTTCGCATTATGGCAAAACTCCACCTTGTGCAAATTTGATAAAAGAACTTTGTTTTAGTGAAGTCATAATTTCACAAAAAGATATAAATCCAACAGCAAAAGGTGGTGCCCAAATTTTAAAAAACGCAGGAATAAAAGTAAAATTTGGAGTTTTGCAAGATGAGGGATTTTTACTTTTAGAGCCATTTTTAAGATGTCTTAATGGAAATTTCAGCTTTTTTAAACTAGGGATGAGCTTAAATGGCGTTATAAAAGGTGGAGTTATTACAAATAATGCTTCTAGGCTTTTAGTTCATAAACTAAGAAATGTTAGTGAAATTTTAGCAATTGGTGGGAATACTGTTAGAGTTGATAGGCCTATTTTAGATACTAGACTTTTAGGAGAAAATTTTAAAAATCCTGATATTTTTATCTATTCTAAAAAAAATGAATTTGATAAAACAATTCCACTATTTAGTGTTCAAAATCGCGAAGTTATAATAAGTAATGATATAGAAAAACTAAAAAACTATAAGCTTTGTATGATTGAAGGCGGCGAGCAAATGGCCAGAAATTTGCCTAATTTTGTAACACATGTATTAATATTTTTTTCAAACAAATTTATAAATTTGGATAGTATTTCTCTAAATTTAGAGCTTGAGCTACTTTTTTTAGACAAACTTGATGATAATTATTATGGTTGGTTTAAGATTAAAAGGTAG
- a CDS encoding TIGR00730 family Rossman fold protein: MKSLLDDVKNLDFTLPSECVTIFGSARFDDNNEFCKKAYELSKMLSNSGFTIVTGGGGGIMKASNKAAFENNTQSVGINVVLPNEQKLNEFVTDGTVFSNLALRKVALIEKSSYFIIFPGGFGTLDELFEVLVLVQNGIKEAKIFLYGVEFYKPLIEFLKTSLLFEKTICSADLDLFTLTDDINLIYEKIIKSKI, translated from the coding sequence ATGAAAAGTTTATTAGATGATGTTAAAAATTTAGATTTTACTTTACCTAGTGAGTGTGTTACAATTTTTGGTTCAGCTAGATTTGATGATAATAATGAATTTTGTAAAAAAGCATACGAGTTATCAAAAATGCTTTCAAATAGTGGTTTTACTATCGTTACAGGTGGCGGAGGCGGGATAATGAAAGCCTCTAATAAAGCCGCTTTTGAAAATAATACTCAAAGTGTTGGTATAAATGTAGTGCTTCCAAACGAACAAAAGCTTAATGAATTTGTTACAGATGGAACTGTTTTTTCAAATTTGGCTTTAAGAAAAGTAGCATTGATAGAAAAATCAAGTTATTTTATTATTTTTCCAGGTGGTTTTGGAACTTTAGATGAGCTTTTCGAAGTGCTTGTTTTGGTGCAAAATGGTATAAAAGAAGCTAAAATTTTTCTTTATGGTGTTGAGTTTTATAAACCATTAATTGAGTTTTTAAAAACATCACTTCTTTTTGAAAAAACAATTTGCTCTGCCGATTTAGATCTTTTTACATTAACCGATGATATAAATTTAATTTATGAAAAAATTATAAAATCCAAGATTTAA
- a CDS encoding metal-dependent hydrolase, whose product MKILKAKYILICDENFTVLKNKSIAFDDKIKKTGDFKELLTLYPDAEIYDFGDDIVMPGLINSHTHLEFSANKTNLIYGDFIKWVESIVKNRDDLSKKAKGTIIKNAINSLANSGVTTIGEISSFGASLKECVNSPLRVVYFNELLGANESVVEKNWDNFLKRFENSNKFKNDLFIPAASIHAPYSTHPILTKRLCEFARKNKILISTHFLESNHENLWLRKGSGEFKKWLKNFSQNPKPFYSIKEFIENFEGIKTLFIHCVYLKEFEILDKKLHSIIHCAYSNRLLSKKSLNLKEVLKNDINLCIATDGLSSNISLNLFDELRANLLIHKDFDLQNLAKFLLLASTLNPAKALNLNLGSLEVGKIADIAVFKGFEVSDEKQIPLQLILNTKEAKNIFIKGEKIK is encoded by the coding sequence ATGAAAATTTTAAAAGCCAAATATATTTTAATTTGTGATGAGAATTTCACTGTTTTAAAAAATAAATCAATCGCATTTGATGATAAAATCAAAAAAACTGGTGATTTTAAGGAGCTTTTAACGCTCTATCCAGATGCCGAAATTTATGATTTTGGTGATGACATTGTAATGCCAGGACTTATAAACTCACATACACATTTAGAATTTAGCGCTAATAAAACAAATTTAATTTATGGGGATTTTATAAAGTGGGTTGAAAGCATAGTTAAAAATAGAGATGATCTGTCAAAAAAAGCAAAAGGTACAATCATAAAAAATGCTATCAACTCACTAGCCAATTCAGGTGTAACGACAATTGGGGAAATTTCAAGTTTTGGGGCATCTTTAAAAGAGTGCGTAAATTCTCCTTTAAGAGTTGTTTATTTTAATGAGCTTTTAGGTGCAAATGAAAGTGTTGTAGAAAAAAACTGGGATAATTTTTTAAAAAGATTTGAAAACTCTAATAAATTTAAAAACGATCTTTTTATCCCAGCAGCTTCTATCCACGCTCCTTATTCCACTCATCCAATTTTAACAAAAAGACTTTGTGAATTTGCTAGAAAAAATAAAATTTTAATTTCAACACATTTTTTAGAAAGCAATCATGAAAATTTATGGCTTAGAAAAGGAAGTGGTGAATTTAAAAAATGGCTTAAAAACTTTAGTCAAAACCCAAAGCCTTTTTATAGCATAAAAGAGTTTATAGAAAATTTTGAAGGCATAAAAACGCTTTTTATCCACTGTGTTTATTTAAAAGAGTTTGAAATTTTAGATAAAAAACTTCACTCAATAATCCATTGTGCCTATTCAAACCGCCTTTTGAGTAAAAAATCTCTAAATTTAAAAGAAGTTTTAAAAAATGATATAAATTTGTGTATAGCAACAGATGGACTTAGCTCAAATATAAGCCTAAATTTATTTGATGAATTAAGAGCAAATTTATTAATCCATAAAGATTTTGATTTACAAAATTTAGCTAAATTTCTACTTCTAGCCTCAACACTAAATCCAGCAAAAGCTTTAAATTTAAATTTAGGAAGTTTAGAAGTTGGTAAAATAGCTGATATCGCGGTGTTTAAAGGTTTTGAAGTAAGTGATGAAAAGCAAATTCCACTTCAGCTTATCTTAAATACAAAAGAGGCAAAAAATATATTTATAAAAGGAGAAAAAATAAAATGA